The sequence GTCAAGCTCGAACCAGTAACGATCCAAATTCAATCTTGAGCTTACGAGCCATATAAACAAGGCATGTTTGTGAACAATAAACGAGTCGAGCTCGAGTTTTGACTCGTGAACATGCTCACGAGCTTGTAAACAAACATGTCTCCGAACTCACAAACTAAATATTCTTAAGCTTGAGCTTGACTcgataaaaaattattgaactcAAAATCGAAGGCGACTTCGATTCGATCAAGTTAACGAACGATCTCAAATGAGTTTTTTATCCGGCCAAACTCggaactcacttagtaaagACTTGGTTGTTGATGATAAAAACTTATACTTTAACATGGTTTCGAATCATCATTACTAAGGATGAGccacttaattttattttaatttgaattaggATACATCGTGATTGTGTGAaatgttattttaattctttccTTGTCTTATCATAAAAGTAAAAGCCGATACTTTATTCGAAAACCCCTCTTTTACCTCCCACCTctgtctctctctctctctaagCTAAtctaaaagaaaaagaaaatatgaATATGAATGAGAATCAATTTCTTCGTAGATCTCACCATTCCAAATCCAGCAGAGGCCGTACGAATCTAGCATCATGCGCAGTGGCCACCGCCTTCCTCCTCGCCATCGCCGTCGCCGCCGTGGCCGTATACTTCTTCGTCTTCAAGCCCAAGCAGCCGGTGATCGCTGTTAACGCCGTTCAGTTCCCGACCTTCTCCGTCTCTAACGGCACCGTTAACTTCGAGTTCTTCCAATACCTCACCGTAACAAACCCTAACCGCGACGAGTTCTCCCACTACGACAGCTCTCTGCAGCTCGTCTACTCCGGCCAGCCCGTGGGACTCGTTTTCATCCCCGCCGGAAGGATCGGCGGCGGCGGGAGCCAGAAAATCT comes from Henckelia pumila isolate YLH828 chromosome 4, ASM3356847v2, whole genome shotgun sequence and encodes:
- the LOC140860517 gene encoding uncharacterized protein; protein product: MNENQFLRRSHHSKSSRGRTNLASCAVATAFLLAIAVAAVAVYFFVFKPKQPVIAVNAVQFPTFSVSNGTVNFEFFQYLTVTNPNRDEFSHYDSSLQLVYSGQPVGLVFIPAGRIGGGGSQKISAKFDLQEYPLASPSKAAIVDGVNGNGNGNGNGGLATGGSGTAMEIETRMKLVGKVRVLKVFMHRVISGVKCEVMIESTRGTVLGFRC